Genomic window (Marinobacter szutsaonensis):
TACGGTGGCTACCCCTTCCCGATTCTGCACGGCAATGATGAAGAGAAGGCCTGGCAGGTCATCTGGAACCATCTGACCCGCTGGCGTGGCGTTTATGTAACCCGCCGCTCCAGTGAGGTGGCGGTCCAGCAGGATGGCGATTACTCGCTGGTGACATCCCAGCAGGAAGCTTTCTTCAACTATTACAATCCGGAAGGTGACGAGAGTACCCTCGACAACGTCATCTTCTATTATCTGTCATTCACCCAGTCTCCGCCCCGTCTGGCCGGTGGTGCGATCCTGATTCATGAAACCATGAACCAGATCATCAACCCCCGTAACGGTTGGGGTTATAACGCCGGCCAGCGCCGGGTCCGTCGCGCTCCGAACCTGGGCTATGATTCCCCGATCGCGGCTTCCGATAACCTCCGTACCGCGGATGACACTGACATCTTCAACGGTGCCCTGGACCGCTATAACTGGACCTACCTGGGCAAGCGCGAGATCTACATTCCCTACAACAACTACCTTATCGGGGAGAAGGGTCTGTCCTATGACGATATCCTCGGTATCTCCCATATCAATCCCGAGCTGACCCGCTGGGAGCTGCACCGGGTGCACGTGGTCGAGGCGACCCTGAAGCAGGGTGAGCGCCATATCTATGGCAAGCGCCGTTTCTATGTCGATGAGGACAGCTGGAACACCGTGCTGCTTGACCAGTATGACGGTCGCGGCGAGTTGTGGCGCGTCACCATGGGCCTGCCGAAGAATTATTATGAATTACCCGGTGTATGGACGGTACTGGACGTCTATCATGATCTTCAGGCCCGCCGTTATCACGTTCTCGGACTCGATACCGAAGAGCCCAATACCCGGGTATTCACTGACAAGATTCCCAACAGGCGCTACTTCTCACCGGCCTCGCTGCGCCGCAGGAGTGTTCGCTGAGGCGCGAGGATCGCAACCCCGCCCAAAGGGATTGGCAATCAACATACCGGCAGTCGAGAGGCTGCCGGTATGTTTACAGTTAGAACCGGCTTTACCGGACAGAGACACACAGTAAAAACAACCGATAGGCAAACCGAATGGCTACAAGCTTGATGCGTAAAACCCTGGGTGCAACCTGCCTTGGGCTTTCCATGGCCTGTGCATCTCCGGCTGTAATGGCAGTGGGGGATTTGCTTGAAACACCGGCCCGTCCCACGGAACTCGCTCCACAAAGCCTGCTGAACGACGTTGCCGTTGCCGGCGACCGAATTGTCGCGGCGGGCGAGCGCGGGCACATCATCTACTCCGATGACGAAGGGCAAAGTTGGACCCAGGCTGAGGTGCCGGTGTCCGTTACCCTCACTGGCGTGGATTTTGGTACTGAAAGCCACGGCTGGGCCGTGGGCCACAGCGGTGCGGTGCTGCATTCGAGTGATTCTGGCGTGAACTGGGAGCTCCAGTTGGATGGTATCCGGGCAGCGGAGCTGGCTATCGCCAGCCAGGAAGATGCCATCGCCGACATGGAAGAACGCATCGAGCAGGCGCCTGAAGAAGAGAAAGAAGATCTCGAGTGGGCGCTGGATGACCTGTTCTTCCGCCTGGAAAACATGCAGGCGGACCTGGATATCGGTCCGGTAAACCCGTTCCTGGATGTCTGGTTCGAGAATGACAGTCACGGCTTTGTGGTCGGTGCCTACGGTATGATCTATCGCACCACCGACGGTGGTGAAAGCTGGCAGGACTGGTCACCGAAGCTGGACAACCCCCAGGGTTTTCATCTGAATGCCATCTCCAGCATCGCTGGCGGAGCTCTGTTTATCGTGGGTGAGGCGGGCCAGATCCACGTCTCCATTGATGGCGGCGAAACCTGGGAACGCCGTGAGAGCCCTTACCCGGGCTCACTGTTCGGCGTGATTGGCACGGGCCGCGTCAACGAAGCCCTGGCTTTCGGCCTTCGTGGCACCCTGATGTATTCCGCGGATCTCGGAAAGTCCTGGTCAGTGGTCAACACCGGTTCCACGGCAACCC
Coding sequences:
- a CDS encoding YCF48-related protein, which translates into the protein MATSLMRKTLGATCLGLSMACASPAVMAVGDLLETPARPTELAPQSLLNDVAVAGDRIVAAGERGHIIYSDDEGQSWTQAEVPVSVTLTGVDFGTESHGWAVGHSGAVLHSSDSGVNWELQLDGIRAAELAIASQEDAIADMEERIEQAPEEEKEDLEWALDDLFFRLENMQADLDIGPVNPFLDVWFENDSHGFVVGAYGMIYRTTDGGESWQDWSPKLDNPQGFHLNAISSIAGGALFIVGEAGQIHVSIDGGETWERRESPYPGSLFGVIGTGRVNEALAFGLRGTLMYSADLGKSWSVVNTGSTATLNDGAAEGDRIILVGNGGAVLTSGNGGDTFREYLRDDRQGVMGVVPVSDTNLLLVGEGGVKHADPQGKNLQ
- a CDS encoding DUF1329 domain-containing protein, whose translation is MMYNKNTLLSGLLALSVSAVPAYAAVSQSEAARLGNELTPFGSPKAGNAAGTIPAWDGGLTEPPAGYRESGQHHINPFPDDEVLFTITAQNMDQYNEYLTDGVRAMFDTYPTTFQIPVYQSRRSHAVPDWVAENTRDNATSADIVGEGAGIEGAYGGYPFPILHGNDEEKAWQVIWNHLTRWRGVYVTRRSSEVAVQQDGDYSLVTSQQEAFFNYYNPEGDESTLDNVIFYYLSFTQSPPRLAGGAILIHETMNQIINPRNGWGYNAGQRRVRRAPNLGYDSPIAASDNLRTADDTDIFNGALDRYNWTYLGKREIYIPYNNYLIGEKGLSYDDILGISHINPELTRWELHRVHVVEATLKQGERHIYGKRRFYVDEDSWNTVLLDQYDGRGELWRVTMGLPKNYYELPGVWTVLDVYHDLQARRYHVLGLDTEEPNTRVFTDKIPNRRYFSPASLRRRSVR